The Balneola sp. MJW-20 genome window below encodes:
- a CDS encoding STAS domain-containing protein produces MKNFSIALRHNESVSILDISGELDAHTASQLENSLKSLIDDENYHIIVNCSDLDYIASAGLGVFMAYIEDVRALGGDIKLTNMNDRVYNVFDLLGFPTLYDILNDEREALQSFSTN; encoded by the coding sequence ATGAAAAACTTCAGTATAGCCCTCAGGCACAATGAAAGTGTGAGTATACTGGATATCAGCGGGGAACTTGATGCCCATACCGCTTCTCAATTAGAGAACTCTCTAAAGTCACTGATCGATGATGAAAACTATCATATCATCGTAAACTGTTCTGACCTTGATTATATAGCCAGCGCCGGTCTTGGTGTGTTCATGGCATATATAGAAGACGTGAGAGCACTCGGTGGAGACATCAAACTAACCAATATGAATGATCGGGTATATAATGTCTTCGATCTTCTCGGTTTTCCAACCCTATATGATATCCTGAACGACGAACGCGAAGCTTTACAAAGCTTCTCAACAAATTAG
- a CDS encoding SPOR domain-containing protein, giving the protein MKKLSIYTLAIGFFLIAIQGCGPSEEERRAREQARLDSLRQVEKQRIEALMAQARQDSAAQAQQDTPEETTTSATGMFAEDGSYAVQVGAWRSQEKAQEMANMLSDRDYPDVYTVMVGDESTGNVWYRVRIGFFATEADAADLGARLAEELNTGYWVSKAR; this is encoded by the coding sequence ATGAAAAAATTAAGCATCTACACTCTGGCGATCGGTTTTTTTCTGATCGCCATACAGGGTTGCGGCCCCTCAGAAGAAGAACGCCGCGCCCGTGAACAGGCAAGACTGGACTCTTTGCGACAGGTTGAAAAACAACGTATTGAAGCTCTGATGGCTCAGGCTCGTCAGGACAGCGCCGCACAGGCTCAGCAGGACACACCCGAAGAAACCACAACATCCGCTACCGGCATGTTTGCTGAAGACGGAAGTTATGCCGTTCAGGTTGGAGCCTGGAGGTCACAGGAAAAAGCACAGGAAATGGCAAATATGCTCTCAGATCGTGATTATCCTGATGTATATACCGTGATGGTGGGAGATGAGTCGACCGGCAATGTCTGGTACAGAGTACGTATCGGTTTTTTTGCTACCGAAGCTGATGCAGCCGACCTTGGCGCCCGGCTGGCTGAAGAGCTGAATACCGGTTACTGGGTATCTAAAGCAAGGTGA